AAACCATGTAAAGAGTCCCATTTTATTTTGCACTGTTACAAATAACATGACCTAAGAGAAGGACTGCGTCATAAAATGGCTTGTTAAAACCCTAAAATTCTGCAGTCACCTAATGAGTAAAAATGGGAATACATGTCTAAATTTGATATGTTTAAACTTGCTAATTTTGTTTCAAAAGtctggaaaagaaaacaagacacTTTATTGAACTAATTTATCAATCTTTAGTTTGTCTCCATCCTCCTTTTCTGATCTATGACAATGGAAAAAAACTACTATACTCTCTCACCCTGGTTTGTTTAAATTACTGGTGTCATGTAAGCCCACGTGGACTGGACACATGACTGTATGTATGACAcaatattgaaataaaaacttcaaacttcAAAACATATGCTCTTCAACCAGACTAAAATGCCCAAAAAGCCTCAAAGAATCTTGTTAAATCTCAACAGGCTGCATTTGTAATTTTCTCTCCTTCCTTTTTCCTCCATTGTCCTCATGTTGCACTGGTTGGGAATGAAAAGAGGACAATAATGAGGTGTATCGCTCAGGCCCACAGTATTTGTCATGTCTAATTGCCACACTGTCTGCCTTATCTGATCCTGCCAGCCTGCTATTGTAATGAAACACCGGTGGAGATGAGCCAGGGAAGGTGAAGATTACACAGCATGAGCCATTCATGGCACAATCCCTCCCTTCATTACTCCGGGCTTTCCACACTCAGTCCAGGAAGTGTGTATCACGGGGCATGTGAGGGCTGGAGGAGGACAGCAGGAGTGCTGAGGTAACCGCTCTGATAAGTGATGTATCTCTGCTCGGCTTTGTGCATTGTGCTTCGACATGACAAGCACACACACTGCAGAGAAAAGACGCAACAGAGGAGGATTATTTTGTGAGAGGGAAAGGTCAGGTTCCAGCTTGTTGATGCCATAGTGTGTCAGGAGGATTCAGCAGGTGTGGATTTCACACCTTTTCAAATAACTGTTATTAATGTGGACAGCCTGCCTTTGGTATCACccgtgttttttgtttttggaaggCATACCCAGTGTAACCTTCTTTCGGTATGAACTCACATGCATCCCCTTGTGCTCCATCAGGGCTTCTCTTAACAGCATTAAAAGTACTTAAATGGACATATtttaacagctattttttttatttttactttacagcaGTAACTTAAATGGGTGATGAAAGTGGGACAATAACAGCTCCTGCATTTTCAAGTTAAAAAGACACCAACCAGCTGTTTAAATTTCTAAGccacatttaaattaatttcaaaatcatttccTTAAAAAGTCATGTTGGTCAAGGAAATATTTCGGTCCCTTGATGTCCAAATGTCCTCATGATTTGTTGGTCTGGAGTAGATGTCTGATGCATATTTGGGGTTCCAGTTGGATTAGAGAAAGAAGTTTGTGGTTGAGTTTAATGGAGAGTTACAGGAACGGTTTGAGTTGTGGTTTGGACTGGCTGATGGGTATCACTTATGTCTATTAGGCTGAGGTTTGTTTACAGACACAACAAAGCTAAATGTAAGACAAGTGATGGCTGCTGCTCACATTCTGCCAAAATGATCCttttaatgacatttaaatTAGTATTTTTGGGTAAGAGGTGATTTACTGTCAGTTTGTGTGCTGTTGTTGACACTTTGCTTCTTGTCCTCAGTCCACATCAGTCGTTTTCTCAGGCAGGTAGGCGTCTCTTGTTTGATCTCTGACGGTCTTTAAGAAGGTCATGATGCCTGACCCCCCTGTGCCCCTCTCTTCTAGAGCTGTGGGTGCTTTGCTGATCATCTCTCCATTGGTGTCCTGACTCTGGTTGCGAAGTTGTCGTGCACGGGCAGCGGGTACGGTGATGAAGCGACTGACCACATTGATGTGGTAGCTGCGTAAAGCCAGCAGTTTTGTGACACAATCCTGAAAGGCCTGGTTGAGCTGCTTGCTACCCTGCTGCAAGACGAAACTCTTCAAGGAGGGCTGCAGTGAGATGTCATGGATCAGCTGCTTGTGAGCAGGTGGCATGTAGTTCCTCATGCGGGTAAGAAAGCTACCTGCATAAGGACAAGTAGCATTACATGAGGTCATTCtctttcatttttgatgttgTTAGAGACAATTTTAAGGGAGAAATCTTCCATCTTACCACtctctttttcatgtttgactCCAAGGAGTTCATCAAAGCAGTGCAGCAGGCTGCTCTGTGCAGCACTCCCACCTGAGTACTCCATCGGTTCTGTGCTTACACCTTCATAAACCAGCCCCTTTGGCATACAAGGGTTGTCTTTCCACCTATGTATTTgagcacagacacaaacacacaatttcagacatatttacatgtttgaatatttgaaaCTAATAGATACAATGGAAGAAAGAAAGATCGTATACCCTGAGAGGAAGATCCTCATAATGCCGTAAAACACAGAAGGCTCCACGTAAACTGGGTTAAAAACAGTGCAGTGAATGACACAGTTAAATTACCTGTTGATCAGGATTATGATGTATGCTTGTATGTTGTGTGTTGTATACCGTGCATTAGTTTGAGTGCATCTGCCATATCCTGCATGGACTGGCTGATTTCCTCCAGGGCTGTGGCCACAGCCTCACTGTTACTGCACCTCATACCATTTATAACTTTAGGGATGCACTGCAAAACAGGGCCAGTCAAAGAAGCTCATTATGAAATTACCTCCATTTGATCGATTTACTGCAGAAACTCAAATAGAAGCAAGTGGATTTGTCTTATTTTCAAGCAAAAATAGCTCATTACACATGCAgactttttaataaatattagCAGTTAATCGCTTATATCCTACAAGTAGAGttgataatagtaataaaacagctgaaataatgTGCTTCTGAATGGCACTGGAACTTTTTACAAGCCTTTGAAACAGTGACATTTATGATAAACAGAAAAGATTTCACATGGCAGGCTCAGACAGGCACAAGAGGAGACGAGACCAATGGCAGGTTGCTCACTTATTAATCAGTCCCAGATTGAGTTGATCTTTGAGATGGATGGAATAATAAAAAGTAAGACTTAGCATATGTGTTATCAAATTTTAAAGCTACCGTTGATAGTCATGTGATGGCGGCAGAGTGCGATTTTGAATCCCATTTTGTCTTCTGATTAATGAATGTTGTTAGCACTATTTTTCATTACTGCATATTTTAAAAGGCTACAATCACTGTTTTGTGAAAAAGGCAATATCAACATGTACtgaagcttaatttgataaatATGTTGGAAGTTTTGATAGCGAAACTTTGCTGATATATTTATGAAGCTTAGTGTTAGCTCAGGAACGATATAAGGGTTCATACCCCCAGCTGGAATTGGCAGATTGAATTATTGTCTGCACCACTCTCAACCAATCATAGCTTGATTTCTCAACAAggtggtccatttaaatatgatttccTTCTCGCCAATCCCTGCTATGTCAATGCTAATTAA
The Cheilinus undulatus linkage group 5, ASM1832078v1, whole genome shotgun sequence DNA segment above includes these coding regions:
- the ido1 gene encoding indoleamine 2,3-dioxygenase 1 isoform X1; translated protein: MAASESGSKSLFSLDSYHVSEELGFILPDPLEELPEYYQPWMDIALRIPELVHSHELRSLINKMPLLNSQFLQKHKELRLAHLVLSSMTMGYMWQEGESNTVKVLPKSLAVPYWEVSQRLGLPPILTHADAVLANWRKKDQDGPFDMENLELLVSLPGGESMQGFFLVTLLVELAAVPALRCIPKVINGMRCSNSEAVATALEEISQSMQDMADALKLMHVYVEPSVFYGIMRIFLSGWKDNPCMPKGLVYEGVSTEPMEYSGGSAAQSSLLHCFDELLGVKHEKESGSFLTRMRNYMPPAHKQLIHDISLQPSLKSFVLQQGSKQLNQAFQDCVTKLLALRSYHINVVSRFITVPAARARQLRNQSQDTNGEMISKAPTALEERGTGGSGIMTFLKTVRDQTRDAYLPEKTTDVD
- the ido1 gene encoding indoleamine 2,3-dioxygenase 1 isoform X2, encoding MAASESGSKSLFSLDSYHVSEELGFILPDPLEELPEYYQPWMDIALRIPELVHSHELRSLINKMPLLNSQFLQKHKELRLAHLVLSSMTMGYMWQEGESNTVKVLPKSLAVPYWEVSQRLGLPPILTHADAVLANWRKKDQDGNLELLVSLPGGESMQGFFLVTLLVELAAVPALRCIPKVINGMRCSNSEAVATALEEISQSMQDMADALKLMHVYVEPSVFYGIMRIFLSGWKDNPCMPKGLVYEGVSTEPMEYSGGSAAQSSLLHCFDELLGVKHEKESGSFLTRMRNYMPPAHKQLIHDISLQPSLKSFVLQQGSKQLNQAFQDCVTKLLALRSYHINVVSRFITVPAARARQLRNQSQDTNGEMISKAPTALEERGTGGSGIMTFLKTVRDQTRDAYLPEKTTDVD